Part of the Acidobacteriota bacterium genome, ATGTGATCAAGAGCGACATGACGGCGGAGACGCGGACGGTGAAGATCGGGGGCGTGGTGGAAGACAACACCATCATCGAGCAGGGCGTGCAGCCGGGTGAGCGCGTGGTCACAGACGGACAATTGCGACTGCTGCCGGGCTCGCGCGTAGAGATCAAGGCGGCAGTCGGTACGACCGGGAGCGGGCAATGAACGTAGCCGAACTATTCGTTCGCCGTCCGGTCATGACTACGCTGGTGATGGCGGCGATCCTGATTTTCGGACTCGTGGCCTACCGGGCGCTGCCGGTGAGCGACTTGCCGAACGTGGACTTCCCGACCATCCAGGTCTCGGCGAACCTGCCGGGCGCCAGCCCGGAGACCATGGCGTCCGCAGTCGCCACGCCGCTGGAGAAACAGTTCTCGACCATCGCCGGCCTCGATTCGATGACCTCGGCGAATTCGCTGGGTTCCAGCTCGATCACGCTGCAGTTCGCGCTCGACCGCAACATCGACGCGGCCGCGCAAGACGTGCAAGCGATGATCGCCAAAGCACAGCGCGATCTGCCGCAGGATATGCCGGCGCCACCTTCTTATCAGAAGGTCAATCCGGCCGACCAGCCCGTGCTCTACATGGCGCTCTCCTCCCCCGTGCTCCCGCTCTCGCAGGTGGATGAATACGCGGAGACCCTGCTGGCGCAGCGCATCTCGATGGTCTCGGGCGTGGCGCAGGTGCAGGTGTTCGGCGCGCAGAAGTACGCGGTGCGCGCGCAGCTCGATCCGCGCCAGTTGGCGGTGCGCGGTCTGGGCGTGAACGAAGTGGTGAGCGCCATCCAAACCGGTAACGTCAACCTGCCTACCGGCACCATCTACGGTAAGCAGGAAGCGGTGACGGTGCAGGCGACCGGCCAGTTGACCAATGCTGCCGCCTATCGCCCCTTGATCGTCGCCTACCGCAACGGTTCGCCGGTGCGCCTGGAAGAATTAGGACATGTGATCGACAGCGTGGAGAACGACAAGATCGCGAGTTGGTTCAACGCCGATCGCGCCATCACGCTGGCCATCCAGAAACAACCAGGCACGAACACCATCGCGGTGGTCGATTCGATCATGCAGTTGTTGCCGACGATCCGGAAACAGATTCCCGCGTCGGTCTCGCTGGGCATCGTCTACGACCGCTCGCAGTCCATCCGCGAGTCGGTGAACGACGTGAAGTTCACGCTGCTGCTCACCATCTTCCTGGTCATCCTGGTGATCTTCCTGTTCCTGCGGAACGTGTCGGCGACCATCATCCCCAGCATGGCGCTGCCCATGTCGATCATCGGAACGTTCGCGGTGATGTACCTGCTCGGCTACACCATCGATAATCTCTCGCTCATGGCGCTCACGCTTTCGGTGGGCTTCGTGGTCGATGACGCCATCGTGATGCTCGAGAACATCGTGCGCCACATGGAAGCGGGCGAGAAGCCGTTCCAGGCTACGCTGCGCGGCGCACGCGAGATCGGGTTCACCATCATCTCGATGACGCTTTCCTTGGCAGCCGTGTTCATCCCCGTGCTGTTCATGGGCGGCATCCTTGGGCGGCTGCTGCACGAGTTCGCGGTGACCATCAGCGCGGCCATCCTGGTGTCGGGTCTGGTGTCCCTAACGCTTACGCCGATGTTGTGCTCGCGCTTCCTGCGTCCTCACGCGGAGCAGCACCATGGCAAGTTCTATCTGCGTTCGGAGCAGGTATTCGAGACCGGGTTGGGTTACTACGCGCACTCGCTCGGCTTCGTGATGCGGCATCGGTTGGCCACCATGGTCGTCTCTGGCGTGTTGGCCCTG contains:
- a CDS encoding efflux RND transporter permease subunit is translated as MNVAELFVRRPVMTTLVMAAILIFGLVAYRALPVSDLPNVDFPTIQVSANLPGASPETMASAVATPLEKQFSTIAGLDSMTSANSLGSSSITLQFALDRNIDAAAQDVQAMIAKAQRDLPQDMPAPPSYQKVNPADQPVLYMALSSPVLPLSQVDEYAETLLAQRISMVSGVAQVQVFGAQKYAVRAQLDPRQLAVRGLGVNEVVSAIQTGNVNLPTGTIYGKQEAVTVQATGQLTNAAAYRPLIVAYRNGSPVRLEELGHVIDSVENDKIASWFNADRAITLAIQKQPGTNTIAVVDSIMQLLPTIRKQIPASVSLGIVYDRSQSIRESVNDVKFTLLLTIFLVILVIFLFLRNVSATIIPSMALPMSIIGTFAVMYLLGYTIDNLSLMALTLSVGFVVDDAIVMLENIVRHMEAGEKPFQATLRGAREIGFTIISMTLSLAAVFIPVLFMGGILGRLLHEFAVTISAAILVSGLVSLTLTPMLCSRFLRPHAEQHHGKFYLRSEQVFETGLGYYAHSLGFVMRHRLATMVVSGVLALATVGLFWYIPKGFLPNEDIGQILIFTESAQGTSFQSMVKHQRELAKVMLADPYIDSFMSSVDNRFGGATNVGRFFARMKPRGQRPSAEEVIAELRPKLAAVPGVLAYPQMLPPIRIGGTLTKSPYQFTLQDSDTQELYEYAPKLEAKMRKLGMLTDVNSDLQMKSPQLNITINRDRASTLGVTADQIETALQMSYASQQVSTIYAPNNQYRVIVELEPEFYGDPKSLSMLYVRSGSGQLVPLDSLVTVTRTLGPLSVNHLGQLPAVTISFNVKEGVSLGDAVAAVYKEAGQALPSTISTSFQGTAQAFESSLKGLGLLLVMAVLVIYIVLGILYESFIHPITILSGLPSAGFGALLTLLIFHSELNLYAFVGIIMLVGIVKKNAIMMIDFALEQQRTEGKDAATAIYDGSLVRFRPIMMTTMAALMGTLPIALGWGAGAESRRPLGLAVVGGLVVSQVLTLYMTPVVYTYMESFQQWLRRSRRKPEEEGLIREEETVGSGPRRLAGD